One window of the Chanos chanos chromosome 11, fChaCha1.1, whole genome shotgun sequence genome contains the following:
- the sgms2a gene encoding phosphatidylcholine:ceramide cholinephosphotransferase 2 — MTSQGHMGEIDPAEAHAESGTQPARPAGTTCPVHSHAGEDAKRGALRKGLGRHREYVKISVPEGKGSRLPLEWWKTGIALVYAVFNLVLTTVTITAVHERVPAKESSPPLPDKFFDYIDRVKWAFTVTEVNGMVLMGIWIVQWFFHRYKAIVGRRFFFLIGTLYMYRCVTMYITTLPVPGMHMTCAPKLYGDSQAKLQRVLQLISGGGLSITGSHLLCGDFLYSGHTVMLTLTYLFIKEYSPRSFWWYHLLCWLLAAVGVVCILVAHEHYSVDVVVAYFITSRLFYWYHTMANVQALKCSPNNYLSHTWWNPIFNFFERNVQTQVPCSYCWPVTWPPTCLKNPCKNYSMVQSIREE, encoded by the exons ATGACTTCACAGGGGCACATGGGCGAAATCGACCCCGCTGAAGCGCATGCAGAGAGTGGCACACAGCCAGCCCGGCCAGCTGGCACTACATGCCCGGTTCACAGCCACGCTGGTGAGGATGCCAAACGCGGAGCTTTGAGGAAGGGCCTCGGGAGACACCGGGAATATGTCAAAATATCGGTGCCGGAAGGGAAGGGAAGCCGTCTGCCTCTGGAGTGGTGGAAGACAGGCATCGCTCTGGTCTACGCCGTGTTTAACCTCGTCTTGACTACGGTAACGATCACAGCGGTGCACGAAAGGGTCCCCGCCAAAGAGAGTAGCCCACCGTTGCCCGACAAGTTCTTTGATTACATTGACCGCGTCAAGTGGGCGTTTACGGTGACCGAGGTCAATGGGATGGTCCTGATGGGGATTTGGATTGTTCAGTGGTTCTTTCACAGATACAA GGCAATAGTGGGTAGAAGGTTCTTTTTCCTGATTGGCACCCTTTACATGTACCGTTGTGTCACCATGTACATCACCACCCTGCCCGTTCCTGGCATGCACATGACCTGTGCCCCAAAG ctgtatGGTGACTCACAGGCAAAGCTGCAGCGTGTCTTGCAGCTGATCTCTGGGGGCGGCCTGTCAATCACAGGCTCCCACCTGTTGTGTGGTGACTTCCTGTACAGCGGGCATACCGTCATGCTAACGCTAACGTACCTGTTCATCAAGGAGT ACTCTCCTCGCTCTTTCTGGTGGTATCACTTGCTGTGCTGGCTCCTTGCTGCTGTCGGTGTAGTGTGTATCTTGGTGGCCCACGAACATTACAGTGTGGATGTGGTGGTGGCCTATTTTATAACTTCACGACTCTTCTACTGGTACCACACTATGGCCAACGTGCAG GCTCTCAAATGCTCTCCGAACAACTACCTCTCCCACACGTGGTGGAATCCCATATTTAACTTCTTCGAACGGAACGTGCAGACCCAAGTGCCCTGCTCCTACTGCTGGCCCGTCACCTGGCCCCCCACCTGCTTGAAAAACCCATGTAAGAACTATTCGATGGTGCAGAGCATCCGGGAGGAGTGA
- the cyp2u1 gene encoding cytochrome P450 2U1 has translation MEKIFGQIWQEISHTTVTLLSYGNLLALTAFVVVFLVMRYYQRKKMFSNCPPGPKPWPIVGNFGAFLVPSFISRRFGRDREEINKKTANPLLPQVGLMELSKVYGNIYSLYIGTQLTVILTGYDVVRDALSNHPEVFSDRPEVPIITIMTKRKGIVFAPYGPVWRKQRKFCHTTLRSFGFGKLSLEPCILEGLAMIKAELLRQNEESGGSGVDLSPLISNAVSNVISSISLGQRFHHQDQEFRTLLDLMARGLQISVNSSAVLINIFPWLYYLPCGVFKELRQVEGDITAFLKRIIARHRETLDPENPRDFIDMYLVEMQDQQAAGTRDVSFSEDYLFYIIGDLFIAGTDTTTNTILWCLLYMCLYPDVQERVQKEIDAVVGFKRTLSLTDRGTLPYTEATIMEVQRMTAVVPLAIPHMASETTVFRGYTIPKGTVIIPNLWSVHRDPTVWENPDDFNPDRFLDDKGNLLRRECFIPFGIGRRVCMGEQLAKMELFLIFTNLIQAFSFKFPEGHPPPPMHGRFGLTLAPCPYTVSVAARGSGQNHFNK, from the exons ATGGAAAAAATCTTTGGGCAGATATGGCAGGAGATATCGCACACGACTGTAACGTTACTGTCTTACGGCAACTTATTGGCCCTAACGGCATTTGTTGTCGTTTTCCTTGTTATGCGATattatcaaagaaaaaaaatgttctccaaCTGTCCACCGGGTCCCAAACCATGGCCCATCGTTGGCAATTTTGGGGCTTTCCTCGTGCCCTCATTTATTTCGAGACGATTTGGACGGGATCGTGAggaaatcaacaaaaaaacggCAAATCCGTTGCTGCCACAAGTTGGTTTGATGGAGCTGTCAAAAGTCTATGGAAACATTTACAGCCTATACATTGGAACCCAACTAACCGTGATTCTAACGGGATACGATGTCGTGAGAGATGCGCTCTCCAACCACCCAGAGGTTTTCTCAGATAGACCAGAAGTGCCCATCATAACCATTATGACGAAGCGAAAAG GCATTGTTTTTGCACCTTATGGCCCAGTGTGGAGAAAGCAGCGTAAATTCTGCCACACTACTCTACGCAGCTTTGGTTTCGGCAAACTGAGTCTGGAGCCGTGTATCCTGGAAGGACTGGCCATGATCAAGGCCGAACTCCTCAGGCAGAACGAAGAATCTGGAGGTTCTGGTGTGGACCTGTCCCCCCTCATCAGCAATGCAGTTTCCAATGTCATCTCTTCAATAAGCCTCGGTCAGCGTTTTCACCACCAGGACCAGGAATTCCGGACCCTTCTGGATCTTATGGCCCGAGGGCTACAGATCAGTGTGAACAGCTCCGCAGTACTCATTAACATCTTTCCCTGGCTCTACTACTTGCCCTGTGGGGTTTTTAAGGAGCTCCGGCAAGTGGAAGGTGACATTACAGCTTTTCTCAAGAGGATCATTGCCAGACACAGGGAAACCTTGGATCCAGAGAACCCCAGAGACTTCATAGACATGTACCTGGTAGAGATGCAGGACCAGCAGGCAGCAGGGACAAGGGACGTCAGCTTTTCTGAGGACTACCTCTTTTATATCATCGGTGACCTCTTCATCGCGGGGACTGATACCACTACCAACACCATTCTGTGGTGTCTGCTGTACATGTGCTTGTACCCTGATGTCCAAG AGAGAGTTCAGAAGGAGATTGATGCAGTAGTGGGGTTTAAGAGGACActatcactgacagacaggggcACTTTGCCATACACTGAAGCCACTATCATGGAGGTACAGAGAATGACTGCCGTTGTTCCACTGGCTATACCTCACATGGCTTCAGAGACCACAG TATTCCGGGGATACACTATTCCTAAGGGCACCGTCATTATCCCAAACCTCTGGTCGGTTCATAGGGACCCTACCGTATGGGAAAATCCAGATGACTTCAACCCAGACCGATTTCTGGATGACAAGGGAAATCTTCTAAGAAGAGAGTGCTTCATTCCATTTGGAATAG GTCGCAGGGTATGCATGGGAGAGCAGCTGGCCAAGATGGAGCTTTTCCTGATATTTACCAACCTAATACAGGCATTCAGTTTCAAGTTTCCAGAAGGACATCCCCCTCCACCCATGCATGGCCGTTTTGGTCTAACCCTAGCTCCATGTCCATACACTGTCTCTGTTGCAGCCCGTGGATCTGGCCAGAACCATTTTAACAAAtaa